In the genome of Acidimicrobiia bacterium, one region contains:
- the dnaE gene encoding DNA polymerase III subunit alpha gives MLDGAARVGDVVSAAAADGQPAVAITDHGVLYGAIDFYSQAVAAGIKPIIGMEGYLTPGSRFDRPSRRDEVKYHITLLAVTQEGYSNLIHLASAAYLEGFYYKPRMDLELLARHSAGLIGTTGCLGGHVPQLLAPDASGEEGNRGGERDFEEAKRVAGMYQDIFGRENFFVEIMDHGVEAQRRVLPDLLAISHQVGIPLLATNDCHYTHESEAEAHDALLCIQTGSEMSDPKRFAFQGSGYHVKSAAQMRALFPDEEFPAACDNTLLVAERADVKMEFGRILLPQFPVAEGETEAGLLRRLTMEGAHARYGADLSDVVVQRIEYELRVIEEMGFPAYFLIVWDLIRHARENGIRTGPARGSAGGSIVSYCLRITAIDPLEHGLIFERFLNPGRREMPDIDMDFDERYRGEMIRYASERYGSDRVAQIITFSTIKGRQALRDSARVLGYQYALGDRVAKAMPPSILGRDATLDQCLQPPGPEADGAVREYYSNASGLRDLYQADPDARRIIDTARGLEGLRRQDSIHAAAVVISPEPLTSIVPIQRKGDDAEVVTQFEMHAIEKLGLLKMDFLGLRNLTTIERCLELVEENTGTRLDIDGVPLDDPMVYEMLGRGDATGVFQLEGAGMKTLMRSLRPDRFQDLMALISLYRPGPLGAGTHNMYADRKNGRAPVEYPHPALEPVLDETYGIIVYQEQVMEAAQVMAGFSMAEADQLRKAMGKKIPSVMAEQEQKFVDGCVAKGHPPALGKSLFDLISHFAGYGFNKPHAAGYALVAYQTAWLKAHHPAEYMAALLTSSKRDKDRTAVYLNECRTMGIPVRVPDVNASASDFVAADAAITFGLSAVRNVGEGVVDLIVQERVKNGPFATFQEFIDRVDVSVLNKRTIESLIKAGAFDSTGVPRQGLLLVAEQMIDAVVGRRRAEDMGQYSLFGGDESAVQRGVVEIPNVEWDKKLRLAFEKEMLGLYVSDHPLLGVESKLRALARNPLSTVADLADGTVVTVGGIVTSITRRYTKAGEAMIFFQLEDLEASAEVVCFPRVVVESGPMVRDDAVVVVKARVDQKGDDVKLVALEVSEPVLEAEEAVRLRMRASAMSPEVVHRLRVILADHPGTVPVYAHLQGDSGVTVVRLGEGHTVEPRAALYADLRSLLGADSVLA, from the coding sequence ATGCTCGACGGAGCCGCCCGGGTGGGAGACGTCGTGTCGGCCGCCGCCGCCGACGGCCAGCCGGCTGTGGCGATCACCGATCACGGCGTCTTGTACGGAGCGATCGACTTCTACTCGCAGGCGGTGGCTGCGGGGATCAAGCCGATCATCGGCATGGAGGGGTACCTCACCCCGGGCTCCCGGTTCGACCGGCCCTCCCGGCGCGATGAGGTCAAGTACCACATCACCCTGCTGGCGGTGACCCAGGAGGGATACTCCAACCTGATCCACCTGGCGAGTGCCGCCTACCTGGAGGGCTTCTACTACAAGCCTCGAATGGACCTCGAACTGCTGGCGCGCCACTCGGCCGGACTGATCGGCACCACGGGATGTCTCGGCGGTCACGTTCCGCAGCTGCTGGCCCCGGACGCCTCCGGTGAGGAGGGGAACCGGGGAGGGGAGCGCGACTTCGAAGAGGCGAAGCGGGTCGCCGGGATGTATCAGGACATCTTCGGCCGCGAGAACTTCTTCGTCGAGATCATGGATCACGGAGTGGAGGCACAACGGCGTGTCCTTCCCGACCTGCTGGCGATCTCGCACCAGGTCGGCATCCCGTTGCTCGCCACCAACGACTGCCACTACACGCACGAGTCAGAAGCCGAGGCCCATGACGCACTGCTGTGCATTCAGACCGGCTCGGAGATGTCGGATCCGAAGCGGTTCGCCTTCCAGGGCTCTGGGTATCACGTGAAGTCCGCAGCCCAGATGCGGGCGCTCTTCCCCGACGAGGAGTTCCCGGCCGCGTGTGACAACACCCTGCTGGTGGCGGAGCGCGCCGATGTGAAGATGGAGTTCGGCCGGATCCTGCTGCCGCAGTTCCCTGTCGCCGAGGGCGAGACCGAGGCCGGGCTGCTGCGGCGCCTGACGATGGAGGGGGCGCATGCCCGCTACGGCGCCGACCTCTCGGACGTCGTGGTGCAACGCATCGAGTACGAGCTCCGGGTGATCGAGGAGATGGGGTTCCCGGCGTACTTCCTCATCGTCTGGGATCTCATCCGGCACGCCAGGGAGAACGGGATCCGGACCGGACCGGCGCGCGGCTCCGCAGGCGGGTCCATCGTCTCCTACTGCCTCCGCATCACGGCGATCGACCCTCTGGAGCACGGCCTGATCTTCGAACGGTTCCTCAATCCGGGTCGCCGCGAGATGCCCGACATCGACATGGACTTCGACGAGCGGTATCGGGGAGAGATGATCCGTTACGCCTCCGAGCGATACGGATCCGATCGTGTGGCCCAGATCATCACCTTCTCCACGATCAAGGGTCGCCAGGCCCTGCGCGACTCCGCACGAGTCCTCGGCTATCAGTACGCCCTCGGCGACCGTGTCGCCAAGGCGATGCCGCCCTCGATACTGGGGCGCGACGCCACGCTGGACCAGTGCCTGCAGCCCCCAGGCCCCGAAGCCGATGGAGCGGTCCGCGAGTACTACTCCAATGCCTCTGGGCTGCGGGACCTCTACCAGGCCGATCCGGATGCGCGTCGGATCATCGACACCGCGCGCGGGCTCGAAGGACTGCGCCGCCAGGACTCGATCCACGCCGCCGCCGTGGTCATCTCGCCGGAGCCGCTCACCTCGATCGTCCCCATCCAGCGGAAGGGGGACGACGCCGAGGTCGTCACCCAGTTCGAGATGCACGCCATCGAGAAGCTCGGCCTGCTGAAGATGGACTTCCTCGGCCTGCGCAACCTCACCACCATCGAGCGATGTCTGGAGCTGGTCGAGGAGAACACCGGCACCCGGCTCGACATCGATGGCGTGCCGCTGGACGACCCGATGGTCTACGAGATGCTCGGGCGGGGGGACGCCACCGGGGTGTTCCAGCTCGAGGGCGCCGGGATGAAGACCCTGATGCGAAGCCTTCGACCCGACCGTTTCCAGGACCTCATGGCCCTGATCTCGCTCTACCGGCCGGGGCCATTGGGCGCTGGTACCCACAACATGTACGCCGACCGAAAGAACGGTCGGGCTCCGGTCGAGTACCCGCATCCCGCCCTCGAGCCGGTCCTCGACGAGACCTACGGCATCATCGTCTACCAGGAGCAGGTGATGGAGGCGGCGCAGGTGATGGCCGGCTTCTCCATGGCCGAAGCGGATCAACTGCGCAAGGCCATGGGGAAGAAGATCCCTTCGGTCATGGCGGAGCAGGAGCAGAAGTTCGTCGACGGATGTGTGGCCAAGGGTCATCCGCCCGCACTGGGAAAGAGCCTCTTCGATCTGATCTCTCACTTCGCCGGGTACGGGTTCAACAAGCCCCACGCCGCCGGTTACGCCCTGGTGGCGTACCAGACGGCCTGGCTCAAGGCCCACCATCCGGCCGAGTACATGGCGGCGCTCCTCACCTCGTCGAAGCGTGACAAGGATCGGACTGCCGTCTACCTGAACGAGTGCCGGACGATGGGGATACCGGTGAGGGTTCCCGACGTCAACGCATCCGCCTCCGACTTCGTGGCGGCCGACGCCGCGATCACCTTCGGGCTCTCGGCGGTGAGAAACGTCGGCGAGGGTGTCGTGGATCTGATCGTCCAGGAGCGCGTCAAGAACGGGCCGTTCGCCACATTCCAGGAGTTCATCGATCGTGTCGACGTCTCCGTGTTGAACAAGCGCACCATCGAGTCCCTGATAAAGGCGGGGGCGTTCGACAGCACCGGTGTGCCCCGCCAGGGCCTGCTCCTGGTGGCGGAGCAGATGATCGACGCCGTGGTCGGGCGCCGACGCGCCGAGGACATGGGGCAGTACTCCCTCTTTGGAGGCGACGAGTCGGCCGTGCAGCGCGGGGTGGTGGAGATTCCGAACGTCGAGTGGGACAAGAAGCTCAGGCTCGCCTTCGAGAAGGAGATGCTCGGGCTCTATGTGTCGGACCATCCGCTCCTCGGAGTCGAGTCCAAGCTCCGTGCCCTCGCCCGCAACCCGCTCTCCACGGTGGCAGACCTCGCCGATGGCACAGTGGTCACGGTGGGCGGCATCGTCACCTCGATCACCCGGAGGTACACCAAGGCGGGCGAGGCCATGATCTTCTTCCAGTTGGAGGATCTGGAGGCGTCGGCCGAAGTCGTGTGTTTCCCGCGCGTGGTCGTGGAGAGCGGCCCGATGGTGCGTGATGACGCCGTCGTGGTGGTGAAGGCCCGGGTCGACCAGAAGGGCGACGATGTGAAACTGGTCGCCCTCGAGGTGTCCGAGCCGGTCCTGGAGGCGGAAGAGGCGGTGCGGTTGCGGATGAGGGCGTCGGCGATGTCGCCGGAGGTCGTCCACAGACTGCGGGTGATCCTCGCCGACCACCCCGGTACGGTGCCGGTGTACGCCCATCTACAGGGCGATTCGGGGGTCACCGTCGTCCGGCTCGGCGAGGGGCACACCGTGGAGCCTCGGGCCGCCCTCTACGCAGACCTGCGGTCTCTCCTGGGGGCCGACTCCGTTCTCGCCTGA
- a CDS encoding DUF2090 domain-containing protein: MGPGYDGSLFILAFDHRGSFKSKMFGISNETDDDRRRLQAAKRLVWQGFLAAADIGLPEGAGILVDEEMGAPVAREAKERGVILSMPVEMSGQDVFDFEYGDDFDTHIEAFGPDFSKVLVRWNPDDPAETRDLQGERLARLGRWLASTGRRFLFELLVPASAGQLAAVGGDQGRYDTEIRPGLMLETIADIRERGIEPDVWKIEGIDDQDDCRRVAELITADGRDRVMAVVLGRGADDQRVEHWLRAGAPVPGYAGFAIGRSIWWDAVAAWRDGEASESEAAETIASQYLRFITVYLQA, translated from the coding sequence ATGGGACCAGGGTACGACGGAAGCCTGTTCATCCTCGCCTTCGACCATCGCGGAAGCTTCAAGTCCAAGATGTTCGGGATCTCGAACGAGACCGACGACGACCGACGACGGCTCCAGGCGGCCAAGCGGCTGGTGTGGCAAGGGTTCCTCGCCGCCGCCGACATCGGACTGCCAGAAGGGGCCGGCATCCTCGTCGACGAGGAGATGGGGGCCCCGGTCGCCAGGGAAGCGAAGGAGCGCGGGGTCATCCTCAGCATGCCCGTGGAGATGTCAGGTCAGGACGTCTTCGACTTCGAGTACGGCGACGATTTCGACACCCACATCGAGGCCTTCGGTCCCGACTTCTCCAAGGTGCTCGTGCGGTGGAATCCGGACGACCCGGCCGAAACCCGCGACCTGCAGGGTGAGCGTCTGGCTCGGCTCGGACGCTGGCTCGCTTCGACGGGCCGACGTTTCCTGTTCGAGCTCCTGGTGCCGGCATCCGCCGGGCAGCTTGCAGCGGTCGGCGGTGATCAGGGCCGGTACGACACCGAGATTCGCCCCGGCCTCATGCTGGAGACGATCGCCGACATCCGGGAACGGGGCATCGAGCCAGACGTGTGGAAGATCGAAGGCATCGACGACCAGGACGACTGTCGGCGTGTGGCCGAACTGATCACGGCGGACGGAAGGGATCGGGTGATGGCGGTGGTCCTGGGGCGCGGTGCCGACGACCAGCGCGTGGAGCACTGGCTTCGCGCCGGCGCTCCGGTACCGGGGTACGCCGGGTTCGCCATCGGACGCTCGATATGGTGGGATGCGGTCGCGGCCTGGCGCGATGGCGAGGCGTCCGAATCCGAAGCGGCGGAGACCATCGCCTCCCAGTACCTGAGGTTCATCACCGTCTACCTGCAGGCTTGA
- a CDS encoding ATP-dependent 6-phosphofructokinase, translating into MTIGILTAGGDCPGLNAVIRAVGTRAAHSDAGPILGFRNGWQGLVEGDLLELDREAVRGILGRGGTILGTSRYDPFVHGSGIDEVRAGFERHGLSALVVVGGDGTIRTARLLDDAGLPIIAVPKTIDNDIPATDVTFGFDTAVQIATDAVDRLTTTAEAHHRVMLVEVMGRTRGWIALHAGMASGADVILIPEHPLPLPEAAEYISTRDRTGHHYSVVVVAEGYPSPMARRLPVDDFGFERLGGVAYAVAPVLEDLTGFETRVTVLGHLQRGGTPTAFDRVLATRLGVAAADLALAGRHGLMVAVRGEDIVPVAMSEACIEPKGVPADLYDVARTMFG; encoded by the coding sequence GTGACCATCGGAATCCTCACCGCCGGAGGGGACTGCCCCGGTCTCAATGCGGTCATTCGGGCTGTGGGCACCCGAGCCGCCCACAGCGACGCCGGACCGATCCTCGGATTCCGCAACGGATGGCAGGGCCTGGTGGAAGGAGATCTGCTCGAGCTCGATCGCGAGGCGGTGCGCGGGATCCTCGGTCGCGGAGGCACCATCCTGGGCACCTCGCGATACGACCCCTTCGTTCACGGGTCCGGCATCGACGAGGTCAGAGCCGGCTTCGAGCGGCACGGCCTCTCCGCCTTGGTGGTGGTCGGAGGCGATGGGACCATCCGCACCGCCCGCCTGCTCGACGACGCCGGGCTCCCGATCATCGCCGTACCCAAGACGATCGACAACGACATCCCGGCCACCGACGTCACCTTCGGGTTCGACACCGCCGTTCAGATAGCAACCGACGCCGTCGACCGCCTCACCACCACCGCTGAGGCACATCACCGGGTGATGCTGGTGGAGGTCATGGGAAGGACGAGGGGCTGGATCGCCCTGCATGCCGGCATGGCCTCGGGCGCCGATGTGATCCTCATTCCCGAGCATCCACTCCCCCTGCCCGAGGCCGCCGAGTACATCTCCACAAGGGACCGGACAGGGCACCACTACTCGGTGGTGGTGGTGGCCGAGGGGTATCCCAGCCCGATGGCGCGTCGGCTGCCGGTTGACGACTTCGGCTTCGAGCGTCTGGGCGGTGTCGCCTACGCCGTGGCGCCGGTTCTCGAAGACCTCACCGGCTTCGAGACGCGGGTCACGGTGCTCGGACACCTGCAACGGGGGGGCACACCGACCGCCTTCGATCGCGTGCTCGCCACCCGCCTCGGTGTCGCCGCCGCCGACCTGGCTCTCGCCGGCAGGCACGGCCTGATGGTGGCGGTCCGCGGAGAGGACATCGTCCCGGTGGCAATGTCCGAAGCCTGCATCGAACCGAAGGGGGTTCCTGCCGACCTGTACGACGTGGCCCGCACCATGTTCGGTTGA
- a CDS encoding RluA family pseudouridine synthase gives MRIVVPDDYGGERLDRTLGRLGGVSRAAARRLIEGGGVAVDGIVVDTLRRPVTPGEVIEFEPAVAEELLAPVPVDFAVVYEDAHLAVIDKPTGVVVHPGAGDPGPTLAAGILHRWPEVRGVGDEGRWGIVHRLDRETSGLMVVALTAASHAGLRQMVRRREVTREYLALVRGTPPAPSGTVDAPLDRDRRRPTRRRVAFGGRPARTHYRVEEALGDWTLLRLTLETGRTHQIRVHLASIGLPVAGDRVYGIATGSPRMFLHAQRLAFDHPVGGDRIDVASPLPPDLAEAVLTARSGPGTTG, from the coding sequence ATGAGGATCGTCGTCCCCGACGACTACGGGGGCGAGAGGCTCGATCGAACACTCGGCCGTCTCGGGGGAGTGAGTCGAGCGGCGGCGCGCCGCCTGATCGAAGGGGGAGGCGTCGCCGTCGACGGGATCGTGGTCGACACCCTCCGTCGTCCCGTGACTCCGGGCGAGGTGATCGAGTTCGAACCGGCGGTGGCCGAGGAGCTGTTGGCGCCGGTCCCGGTCGACTTCGCCGTGGTGTACGAGGATGCACACCTGGCGGTCATCGACAAGCCGACCGGTGTGGTCGTCCATCCAGGGGCAGGCGACCCCGGGCCCACCCTGGCCGCCGGCATCCTCCATCGCTGGCCCGAGGTGCGAGGCGTCGGCGACGAGGGGAGGTGGGGGATCGTCCACCGGCTGGATCGCGAGACTTCGGGGCTGATGGTGGTGGCGCTCACTGCGGCGTCACACGCCGGGCTGCGCCAGATGGTCCGGCGCCGCGAGGTGACCCGGGAGTACCTCGCCCTGGTGCGGGGGACCCCGCCGGCGCCTTCGGGCACTGTGGATGCGCCGTTGGACAGGGATCGGCGCCGCCCGACACGGCGTCGAGTGGCGTTCGGCGGTCGGCCCGCCAGGACCCACTATCGCGTCGAGGAGGCCCTCGGCGACTGGACCCTGCTGCGCCTCACGCTGGAGACGGGGCGCACCCATCAGATCCGGGTTCATCTGGCGTCGATCGGTCTGCCGGTGGCGGGTGACCGCGTGTACGGCATCGCCACCGGGAGCCCCAGGATGTTCCTGCACGCCCAGCGACTGGCGTTCGATCATCCGGTCGGCGGGGACAGGATCGATGTGGCCTCGCCGCTGCCGCCGGACCTGGCGGAGGCCGTCCTCACCGCTCGCTCCGGCCCCGGCACCACGGGGTGA
- the lspA gene encoding signal peptidase II: protein MRLDAPLKPLHLSAAAAAGVLTLDQLTKWWASEALQDAPVVLIDGFLELRYLENTGAAFSLLEGAGPLIALAALAIIGFVMVLMRRIEARPEAVALGLVMGGALGNLTDRVFGGPGLLDGGVVDFVDFSFFPAFNLADSAITIGAGLLIVLAAVRK, encoded by the coding sequence GTGCGCCTCGATGCGCCGTTGAAGCCCCTGCATCTCTCGGCGGCAGCGGCAGCAGGCGTCCTCACCCTGGACCAGCTCACCAAGTGGTGGGCGAGTGAGGCCCTGCAGGACGCTCCGGTCGTCCTGATCGACGGGTTCCTCGAACTGCGATACCTGGAGAACACGGGAGCCGCCTTCAGCCTGCTCGAAGGAGCAGGGCCTTTGATCGCCTTGGCAGCGCTTGCGATCATCGGGTTCGTCATGGTCCTGATGCGTCGCATCGAGGCCCGGCCCGAAGCGGTCGCCCTCGGCCTGGTCATGGGGGGGGCTCTGGGAAACCTCACCGATCGGGTCTTCGGCGGCCCAGGACTGCTCGACGGGGGCGTGGTCGACTTCGTCGACTTCTCCTTCTTCCCGGCGTTCAATCTGGCCGATTCGGCGATCACGATCGGCGCCGGCCTCTTGATCGTGCTCGCCGCTGTCCGCAAATGA
- a CDS encoding TraR/DksA family transcriptional regulator, with translation MARDLAKSTTDRFRKRLEEERVRLLDVIREIEEEREEVRLTETSSDRSPDPNTAEGGSLAFEMEKELSILENTRDILLSVEESLGRIADGTYGHCDQCGTSIPVARLDALPYTKLCVKCASMRR, from the coding sequence ATGGCCCGGGACCTGGCCAAGTCCACCACCGATCGTTTCCGCAAGCGTCTCGAAGAGGAGAGAGTCCGGCTGCTCGACGTGATCCGCGAGATCGAGGAGGAGCGCGAAGAGGTTCGCCTGACCGAGACCTCGTCGGACCGAAGCCCCGACCCGAACACCGCGGAGGGCGGCTCTCTGGCCTTCGAGATGGAGAAGGAGCTCTCGATCCTGGAGAACACCCGGGACATCCTGCTCAGTGTGGAAGAGTCTTTGGGGCGCATCGCCGACGGAACCTACGGACACTGCGATCAGTGCGGCACCTCGATTCCAGTCGCTCGGCTCGACGCTCTGCCGTACACGAAGCTGTGCGTCAAGTGCGCCTCGATGCGCCGTTGA
- a CDS encoding DUF167 domain-containing protein, with protein sequence MMRSHPDGVLVEVWVVPGASRDEVVGEHGGALRVRTAVPPEAGRANRAVGRLVAAHLGAGSAEVIHGRSGRRKTVLVSGLSLAEARAAMEAPPASAPD encoded by the coding sequence ATGATGCGGTCGCATCCCGACGGGGTGTTGGTGGAGGTGTGGGTGGTGCCGGGGGCATCGCGCGACGAGGTCGTGGGCGAACACGGCGGCGCCCTCCGGGTTCGCACCGCGGTCCCGCCGGAGGCCGGCCGTGCGAATCGGGCGGTCGGACGGCTGGTCGCCGCTCACCTCGGTGCCGGGTCTGCCGAGGTGATCCATGGTCGATCCGGTCGCCGCAAGACGGTTCTGGTTTCGGGCCTCTCGCTCGCCGAGGCGCGTGCCGCCATGGAGGCGCCGCCGGCGTCGGCGCCGGACTGA